CTTGATCAACATTGGCAGAAACCCAGCTTTCCGGAACCATAGCCAATACAGAATAGATGGAGAGTCCGATTAATACGACCCACCCTAAAATGGAAATGATTACTTTTAATTTGTTCTCCTGGAGCTTGCCCAGTAACTGATCCAATGCAAGCGGACTCCAATAACGGTTCTCATTTTCCGGTCTCTGTACATCCATGTGGTCCCTTAATCTTAATTACGTAATATTAGAATGTTCTAATATAGAGATTAATTCTCTTTCCCTAATGAGGGTCTCGAAAATTCTAATTTTACAGCCCAACTAAAAATCTGGCTTGAAGGAGGTAACGTAAAAGCTTGCTGTACAGACCTATATGAGATGGGTCGGCAAAAAAAGGGCTATCAAATAAGCTTAGCAATCATAGATATGGCGATGGCAATGACCAGAATTGAAAAACCCAACTGTACCCTGTCGGCCGAGGCTTTTTTATTTAGCTTCACTCCAAAAAATCCGCCTACGAATGCTCCCATCACAAGTGGCAAGCTTGTCCCAAAATCTACATAACCCAGGGTAAATGATGTGATTCCTTCAGGAGCATTTGAGGCCAATGCATATTGTAACCATCCGGAAAGTGAAATCAATACAATGGCCAGCGAGGAGATACTCACCGCTTTCGCAATGGATAAACGGTACCACAGGTTCATAATGGGAACAAGTACAATGCCTCCACCCACACCTGCAAGGGCAGCTATCAATCCTCCCAAACCCCCGGCTCCCAACTGCTTTAACCACCCTGTTTTTTTTGCTTTCAGCTGAAGAGTTACATTAGACTTACTTCTTCTGTAAAACAGAATGGATACAAAGACCAACAGAATTACAAAAAATGAAACAAAGACATCTTCTGTGTAATAACTGCTCGTAACGATTTCTTTACCAAAATAGACGCCCAGAGAACCGAACAACCCGATAATAATTCCCTCTCTCCAATAGGAATTTTTATTGTTCTTCTGCTGAATACTACTGCTTACCGCAGCCGTAAACGTACAGAAAAGTGAGCTACCTACTGTCCAGGATACAGGAGAACTTACTCCCAATGATGTAAATAGAAAGAATAGAATTGGAGAGAATAGCAATCCGCCGCCTACTCCAAAAAAACCGGCCATCACACCGGCAACCAAACCCAGTAGCAGTAGTAGAATAAACATTTACAGCTCTATTTTACCAGTCATATAGGTCACAGCTGAACCCCCAATTTCAACTCTGTCACCTAACATTTTACACTGAATTGCACCGCCTCGTTTAGACAGTTGCCGGGCTTTCAAATTGTTCTTAGATAAACGTTTTGCCCAAAATGGAGTGAGTACGGTATGTGCGGAGCCTGTCACCGGGTCTTCGGGCACTCCAACGGCAGGTGCAAAAAACCGGCTTACAAAATCTTCGTTTTCTCCGGGTGCAGTTACAATAATCCCCCTCGCTTCCATCCTTTCCAGAATCAGCAGGTCCGGCTTCATTTTGGCTACCGTCTCCTCATCGTTCACCAAAATCAGGAGATCCACATTCATACCGGTATAGATCGGAATGGTACCGAGGGCATCCGGTATAAGTTTAGGAACCGGAATTGGTTTAGGAGGCTGAGAAGGGAAATTCATCCAATAGAGTCCCTCTCTTTTTTCTACAGTTAGTAAACCACTTTTTGACGCAAACCGAATTGTTTTCTCTTTAAACCCCTGATGATTAAACAGAACGTGAGCTGTTGCGAGTGTAGCATGTCCGCACAGGTCCACTTCGGTAGTGGGTGTAAACCAACGTATTTTAAAAGACCCATCACTCTCAGGAGTATAAAATGCTGTTTCTGATAAGTTATTTTCTGACGCTATGGCCTGCATTGTATCAACACCCGGCCATTTTTCAAGCGGAACAACGGCTGCAGGGTTACCGGAAAATACTTGATCTGTAAAGGCGTCAATCTGAAAAATTTTCATCTGTAGACTAATTTTTTAGAAAATGTACAAAATTGATCTGAGTAATCCATTTAACAGATCCTTTGGAATTTTACATTCAGATTGCCAAAATCCCCTACTGAAGTGCCTCTAAACGTTTTTTTGCCCGTTTTTTAGCCTCTTCGCTATTATCATGATTTAACACAATTTCATAAAAGTGTTCAGCTTGTGACACATCATTCAGTCTTTCGCTCGTTCTGCCCGCATGATATGCTGAAAGTGCCTGAATGGGGCGCTTATCTGGATTTGGCAGTTGCTGGCCAATCCGGTAAGATTGAGTAAACGATTCAATGGCATTCTGCATATCACCTGTCTGATATTGAGAAATTCCCTTCCAATAGTAAATCTCTTCGAGTAAAATCATGTTTTCCGGGAGGGAGTCATCATTCATGTACTCAATCGATTCCGTAGAAAAAACAATGAGCTCCTCATACCGTTTCAACTCGTGTAATGTTCGTACATAAAGTCGGCGGAAATAGCTGTTACTCGGATATTGATCCACCAGTTGTCTGAAATAGAGAAGTGCCTTTTCATAATCACCTTCATAGTTTAACAGTATGTTGCCTAAAAAATAGGTCGCTTCCGGTCTTGCAAAAACTCCCTCTTCAGAGGCAACTTGCAGAAGCTCCAGGCCCTCCTCTCGATTACCATCCGGCAAGAACCAGGATACAGCCCTGACAGCAGGATAATTCTCGGGTATATAAGCAGCGTAGTATCGCTTCATTCCTTCTGCAAAATCGTTATCAGGCAGTGATGGTAAAACTTCCATAAGCCGGGAGTAGGCCTGATAAGCCCTTCTTCCAATATTTGCGGCGGTAAGCCACTCTTCTCGATTTGAGTGGTGACGCGCAGTGTATCCATTGGCAATTGCCCGGATAATTAGCGCATCGGGATGATCCCGATGGTTTCGAAGAAGTTGAGAAGCTTCATAATCTGCCCGCCTCATCACATGAAAAAATTCATCATCATACTGCTCATTGTGCAGGTCGTTTAAAACCGACCACCAGAGCTCCATCCCGTTCCACAAAGTCCAGAGCGGATGGTCGGGGAACTGCTCCATCCATGGATTTAAAATCTCTCTTGCACTATCGGGGTTCCGATTATAAAGGGAATCAATTGCAGTCTGGGCATCCCCTTTAAATTCTTCATTTTCAATTAAGATGGGAGTCTGTGCCTCTATTATATGTGGACTTATCCCAACCAGGAGGAAGGTCACGGCTACAAAACAGTGGCGACAATTCATACGCATAGAGAAGATCGTTACAGCTATTTAAGGGTCTCTAAAAACCACCCTTCTGTTAAATCCAGCGCTTCATTAAATGCATCCGGAAAGTTCTCTTCTTCAAACGGATGCGATACATTAAACGTATGGCCTGCTTTTTCTATTAAGCGTACTTCCTTCTCATCCGATGGACATGCACGATACAACTTCTCGGAGTCGCTGAAAGGAACAGCTTCATCCTCTTTGCCCGCGATAAATAGCGCAGGAATGTGAATTTCCTCCACCCTCTTGATAGCCATCAATCTGTCGGCATTTGCCAGTGCATCTTCGTACACCACCTTACCAATTTTCATGATTTGATTAGTGCGAGAATTTTTAATCTCCGTATATCCACGGCTTTTCCAATCCTCTATCATCTGATCACTCCAGCGCGCATTGTAATCGGCAACTGCACTCCAAGTTACAAGACTCATAATTTCGCTGTACTCTGCAGCTGCAGCTATAGCTGTATGCCCGCCGCGTGAGTGCCCGAAAATCCCCATCCGATCAGAATCGAGCTGTGCTTTATCCGATGCAATCTCTTTACTTTTTACGGCTTCAATAACTCGTCCTATGTCGTCCAAATCCTGACTCAGAGTCTCTCTTTCAAAGAGATCTAACTGATCGAAATCGAGCATGTTCTCTCCCACTCCGTTCAGGGAAAAATTCATAGCTAGTACAGCAAACCCGGCTCTCGAAAGTTCCTCGCATGCATCAGGAAATGCGCCCCAGTCCTTAAATCCCTTGAAACCGTGTACAAATATGATAAGCGGCTGCACTGTAGCCACCGATACTGAGGGCGTGTAAAGATCGTAGTAAATCGGCAGATTTTCACTGGATGGTATAGATCCCGATTCTTTTATCACGCTGTTCGTTTTCACGCTCCCTCTCTGTTAAAGTCGAGCGTATCCAGCTTAACCAGTCTTCGAAGGTCATTAATCTCTTTCTGTTTCAAATATCGCCAGCGACCAATTCTCATGTCTTTATCATTCAAGCCGGCATATCTGATTCGTTTCAGTCTAACTACATCCGCTCCAAAAAATGAAATCATTCTGCGGATCAGGTGATTTCTTCCCTCAAATACCGTGATGGTTATAATGTTAGGTTTATAGTTACTTCTTTTGATCTGATGCGGTTTGATAAAACCATCCTCCAGCTCAATTCCATTAACCATCTGCGTCAACTCATCATCTGTCAGTATCCGGTCGCTTTCTACTTCGTAGGTTTTCTTTACCTGATAGCTTGGATGCATCAGGCGATGAGCCAGATCACCATCATTGGTCAGTATAATAAGCCCCATGGTATTCCTGTCTAAGCGGCCTACCGGGTACACACGATATCCTGTGGCATCTTCTACTGCATCCAGTACGGTATTTCGATCTTTCTCATCATCCGTAGTGCTGATGGTATCTTTTCCTTTATTCAGGAGAATGTAAACAAAAGGTTCAAGTGATACTCTCTGGCCTTCTACTTCTATTTTGTCGTCCGTAGAAACTTTTGTCCCCAGCTCAGTTACCACTTTACCGTTGATCTTCACTTTACCATTTTCGATATATTCATCAGCATCTCTTCTGGAACAGAATCCGGCGTGTGCTATGTATTTATTCAGCCGAATCTCATCCCTCAGGTATTTTCCCTGATTGGCGCGATTCGACATTTCCGGGGAAGAATCGGCTTTTTGGGCCTTGCGTGGTTTTCTAGGCTTTCTGTTACGGTTCGTGTCCCGATTTGAATCTCGGCTTTTTTTATCGGGTCTTGATGGACGTTTCTTCTTCATTTTGCTCTAATTATAAATTAATCTGCATCTAAAAATCTCTTAGACTTGAATGTATTTTTATGACAATCTAATTGTGTGAAAACGGTTATGTGCTAAATATACTTATCTCCTCTGACTACTTTCACTGGGTTCGCATATACGATAACTGCATAGTTTTCGAAATAGTGCTCAGCAATTTGATCAATAATTTTATTACCCACTTCTCTACTTACCACAGTCTCGATTTTAACATTTTTACCCTCAAAGTCACTTACTCGTGTTCCACGTGATCCTTCCCCTTCAACATCGGTAATTGTATATCCTTTGCCACCATTATCCCTGATCAGATCTACTAAATCATCTCTTAAAATTCTCTCCGTTACAATTGTAACCAGAAACAGTTCTGTTAACTTCATATTAACCTCCAAACCAAGTTGCGATTAAGTAGTAAAGTGGAATACCCAGGGTAATGTTAAAAGGAAAAGTTATTCCAAGTGATGCTGTAAGGTAAAGCGTAGGACTTGCTTTTGGTAACGCAATTCTGACAGCAGCCGGCGCAGCAATGTAGCTTCCGCTTGAAACCATTGCAGCAAAAACAGAACTGCCGGCTATGCTTAAGCCCGACCAAAGGCCTACAATGATTGCTAAAATTCCAAATAGGATAGGTACCACTATACCAAATCCCAACAAGAATAATCCCGCTTTCTTCAGATCTCCGAGCCTGCGAGCTGTAATCATTCCCAATTCTAATAGAAACAGTACTAAAGCCCCTTGAAAACCACCCACAAAAAATGGGGCCACCGGCTCAAAACTAACCGGACCGGCAAGATACCCAATAACCAATCCTCCCAAAAGTAAGATAATACTACTTCCGGTAACCACTTCATGAAGTGCTTTTTTAATAGATCCGGATCCTGAATTGATAATTTGAGGTATCATCAAAGCTACAATAATACCCGGAACCTCTAAAAGTGCCACCAAAGCGGGAAGAAAACCTTCCGGTGATTCCCCTAAACTTTCGGCATAACTAATGGCGGCAATGAAGGTTACGGCCGATACAGATCCGTAGTGAGCAGCGATTCCGGCCGCATTTGAGATATCGAACTTACCCATATATCTCAAAACTGCAAAAGCTATAAGCGGAGTTATAATACCTAAGGCAATTGTTGCTACAACCGGCCAGATAAAATCCGAAAATGCCGTTGTACTAAGTTCTACCCCTCCTTTTAAACCGATCGCTAGCAGCAAATAAATCGATAATGCCTTGTAAATAGGTTGGGGAAATTCTAAATCACTTTTTACGACTTTTGCAATAATTCCCAAAACAAAAGCCATCACAATAGGTGATGTGAAATTTGATAGCAGAGATTCCATTAACAGTCAGTAGTTATTTTAATTTCAAAAGAGTCGAATCTAAATAAAATAACAGGAAATATTAAGTGATTTGTGATCTCCCGTGTAAAATGAAGATATAACATATCTAACCTATGATTGCGTGGATATCTTTCGTTTTTGAGAATTGTATAAAACTTCTGGCCACCGGGCTCAGTTTTTTACCTTTGGGATATACCAATTTCCAGTTATTTACATAGGGCAGTCCTTCGACGTCGAGCACGGAAATTTTGCCCATCTTTTCTTCGTTTATCAGGCTGTATCGCGAAACTAATGAGATTCCGATTCCTGCCATAATTGCCTGTTTTACAGCTTCGTTAGTACTCAGCTCCATCACAATTTCTGGGTTAATATTTTCCTGATTAAACAGGTTTTCCATTACCAACCGTGTTCCGGATCCAGTTTCACGAATCAAAAAATCAAACTCTTCGAGCTCTTTCCATTGAATATTTTTTTTGTTGGCAATATCATGTTTAGGTGAGGCTGCCAGCACCAAAGGATTTGACAGAAATTCGACATACTCAAGAGACATTTCATCGGGGAGCTGAGAAAAAACAGCCAGATCGCAACTATTTTCTTTTAGTAGAGATGTAACCTCAATTCTATCTGTTACTTTTAATGAGATTTGAACTTGCGGAAACTCATTTCTAAACTCTCCAAGAATATACGGCATGAAATATTTTGCCGTCGATACTGCCACAATACTCAATTTACCTTTCATCACCCCTTTCAACTCCGTTAGAGCCATATCTAAATTTTTTAGCTCATTTGTGATTTTCTTATGCGAGTTGTAGAGTTCAATGCCTGCCTCGGTCAAATGGAGCTGTTTGCCAATAACCTCAACAAGGTCAATTTCGAAATGCTCCTGTAATTTTTTCACCTGTATTGAAACGGCCGGTTGACTCATAAATAACTCTTTTGCCGCTTTGGTGAAGCTCCGATTTTTTGCCACGGATGCAAAAACGTCCAACTGGTGAAGCGTGTAAGACATAAACAATAGATTATGATTATTATCATTTATGTTAATTATTATTTATGAAAAAAGCACTCTATTTTTTCACCGCAAATCTAACAATCGAACAAAAAATAATGAGCACGACAAAAACAATTACTGTTGCACACGGAGACGGTATTGGCCCTGAAATAATGGAGGCTACCTTAAAAATTCTGGATGCTGCTAATGCCAATTTAGATTACGAATCAATTGAGATTGGTGAAAAGGTTTACAGAAAAGGCATAAAATCGGGCATTGAAGATCAAAACTGGGATATCATCTCAAAGAATAATGTTCTACTCAAAGCCCCCATTACTACTCCCCAGGGAGGCGGTGTGAAAAGCCTAAATGTTACTTTACGAAAAACACTCGGTCTATTTGCAAATGTGAGGCCTTGCAGGGCATATCATCCATTTGTTAAAACCAAACATCCGGATATGGATGTTGTAGTTATTCGTGAAAATGAAGAGGACACCTACGGAGGTATTGAGCACAGGCAAACATATGAAGTGTATCAATGCCTGAAATTAATCACCCTTCCCGGCACAGAAAGAATTGTCCGTTACGCATTTGAGTATGCGAAATCGAATGGCCGACGCAAAATAACCTGTTTCACAAAAGACAACATTATGAAATTGACAGATGGTCTGTTTCACGATGTGTTTAAAACAGTTGCCCAAGAGTATCCCGACATCGAGTCTGAAAATTTAATCATTGATATTGGAACAGCCAGGCTTGCAGACACTCCCGAAAAGTTTGACGTGGTGGTGATGCCAAACTTATATGGGGATATTGTATCAGACATTACAGCACAGATTTCCGGATCAGTGGGCATGGTAGGGTCAGCTAACATTGGAACAAAAACAGCTATGTTTGAAGCCATTCACGGGTCAGCGCCGGACATTGCCGGCCAAAATATTGCAAATCCATCAGCGCTTATTCAGGCCGCAGTAATGATGCTAAGACATATTGGCCGGTTTTCTCAAGCTGATAATATTCATAATGCCTGGCTTAGAACTCTTGAAGATGGAGTACACACACCGGATATTTATAGTGCTGAGAGTAAAAAGAAAGTAACAACACAGGAATTTACTCAGGCTGTTATTGACAGATTAGACCAAAAACCGGTTACCCTTGCCAGTGTTTCCACATCAGGGGACGTTAAAGTTAAGATGCCGGAATTAAAAATCAGCAGATCTGAAAACAGGCCTTCGGCAACTCAAAAGAGAACTCTTTCAGGAGT
This is a stretch of genomic DNA from Rhodohalobacter barkolensis. It encodes these proteins:
- a CDS encoding sulfite exporter TauE/SafE family protein; protein product: MFILLLLLGLVAGVMAGFFGVGGGLLFSPILFFLFTSLGVSSPVSWTVGSSLFCTFTAAVSSSIQQKNNKNSYWREGIIIGLFGSLGVYFGKEIVTSSYYTEDVFVSFFVILLVFVSILFYRRSKSNVTLQLKAKKTGWLKQLGAGGLGGLIAALAGVGGGIVLVPIMNLWYRLSIAKAVSISSLAIVLISLSGWLQYALASNAPEGITSFTLGYVDFGTSLPLVMGAFVGGFFGVKLNKKASADRVQLGFSILVIAIAISMIAKLI
- a CDS encoding PhzF family phenazine biosynthesis protein; translated protein: MKIFQIDAFTDQVFSGNPAAVVPLEKWPGVDTMQAIASENNLSETAFYTPESDGSFKIRWFTPTTEVDLCGHATLATAHVLFNHQGFKEKTIRFASKSGLLTVEKREGLYWMNFPSQPPKPIPVPKLIPDALGTIPIYTGMNVDLLILVNDEETVAKMKPDLLILERMEARGIIVTAPGENEDFVSRFFAPAVGVPEDPVTGSAHTVLTPFWAKRLSKNNLKARQLSKRGGAIQCKMLGDRVEIGGSAVTYMTGKIEL
- a CDS encoding tetratricopeptide repeat protein encodes the protein MNCRHCFVAVTFLLVGISPHIIEAQTPILIENEEFKGDAQTAIDSLYNRNPDSAREILNPWMEQFPDHPLWTLWNGMELWWSVLNDLHNEQYDDEFFHVMRRADYEASQLLRNHRDHPDALIIRAIANGYTARHHSNREEWLTAANIGRRAYQAYSRLMEVLPSLPDNDFAEGMKRYYAAYIPENYPAVRAVSWFLPDGNREEGLELLQVASEEGVFARPEATYFLGNILLNYEGDYEKALLYFRQLVDQYPSNSYFRRLYVRTLHELKRYEELIVFSTESIEYMNDDSLPENMILLEEIYYWKGISQYQTGDMQNAIESFTQSYRIGQQLPNPDKRPIQALSAYHAGRTSERLNDVSQAEHFYEIVLNHDNSEEAKKRAKKRLEALQ
- a CDS encoding alpha/beta hydrolase family protein — its product is MKTNSVIKESGSIPSSENLPIYYDLYTPSVSVATVQPLIIFVHGFKGFKDWGAFPDACEELSRAGFAVLAMNFSLNGVGENMLDFDQLDLFERETLSQDLDDIGRVIEAVKSKEIASDKAQLDSDRMGIFGHSRGGHTAIAAAAEYSEIMSLVTWSAVADYNARWSDQMIEDWKSRGYTEIKNSRTNQIMKIGKVVYEDALANADRLMAIKRVEEIHIPALFIAGKEDEAVPFSDSEKLYRACPSDEKEVRLIEKAGHTFNVSHPFEEENFPDAFNEALDLTEGWFLETLK
- a CDS encoding pseudouridine synthase, which gives rise to MKKKRPSRPDKKSRDSNRDTNRNRKPRKPRKAQKADSSPEMSNRANQGKYLRDEIRLNKYIAHAGFCSRRDADEYIENGKVKINGKVVTELGTKVSTDDKIEVEGQRVSLEPFVYILLNKGKDTISTTDDEKDRNTVLDAVEDATGYRVYPVGRLDRNTMGLIILTNDGDLAHRLMHPSYQVKKTYEVESDRILTDDELTQMVNGIELEDGFIKPHQIKRSNYKPNIITITVFEGRNHLIRRMISFFGADVVRLKRIRYAGLNDKDMRIGRWRYLKQKEINDLRRLVKLDTLDFNREGA
- a CDS encoding DUF3240 family protein, with protein sequence MKLTELFLVTIVTERILRDDLVDLIRDNGGKGYTITDVEGEGSRGTRVSDFEGKNVKIETVVSREVGNKIIDQIAEHYFENYAVIVYANPVKVVRGDKYI
- a CDS encoding sodium-dependent bicarbonate transport family permease — encoded protein: MESLLSNFTSPIVMAFVLGIIAKVVKSDLEFPQPIYKALSIYLLLAIGLKGGVELSTTAFSDFIWPVVATIALGIITPLIAFAVLRYMGKFDISNAAGIAAHYGSVSAVTFIAAISYAESLGESPEGFLPALVALLEVPGIIVALMIPQIINSGSGSIKKALHEVVTGSSIILLLGGLVIGYLAGPVSFEPVAPFFVGGFQGALVLFLLELGMITARRLGDLKKAGLFLLGFGIVVPILFGILAIIVGLWSGLSIAGSSVFAAMVSSGSYIAAPAAVRIALPKASPTLYLTASLGITFPFNITLGIPLYYLIATWFGG
- a CDS encoding LysR family transcriptional regulator, with protein sequence MSYTLHQLDVFASVAKNRSFTKAAKELFMSQPAVSIQVKKLQEHFEIDLVEVIGKQLHLTEAGIELYNSHKKITNELKNLDMALTELKGVMKGKLSIVAVSTAKYFMPYILGEFRNEFPQVQISLKVTDRIEVTSLLKENSCDLAVFSQLPDEMSLEYVEFLSNPLVLAASPKHDIANKKNIQWKELEEFDFLIRETGSGTRLVMENLFNQENINPEIVMELSTNEAVKQAIMAGIGISLVSRYSLINEEKMGKISVLDVEGLPYVNNWKLVYPKGKKLSPVARSFIQFSKTKDIHAIIG
- a CDS encoding NADP-dependent isocitrate dehydrogenase encodes the protein MSTTKTITVAHGDGIGPEIMEATLKILDAANANLDYESIEIGEKVYRKGIKSGIEDQNWDIISKNNVLLKAPITTPQGGGVKSLNVTLRKTLGLFANVRPCRAYHPFVKTKHPDMDVVVIRENEEDTYGGIEHRQTYEVYQCLKLITLPGTERIVRYAFEYAKSNGRRKITCFTKDNIMKLTDGLFHDVFKTVAQEYPDIESENLIIDIGTARLADTPEKFDVVVMPNLYGDIVSDITAQISGSVGMVGSANIGTKTAMFEAIHGSAPDIAGQNIANPSALIQAAVMMLRHIGRFSQADNIHNAWLRTLEDGVHTPDIYSAESKKKVTTQEFTQAVIDRLDQKPVTLASVSTSGDVKVKMPELKISRSENRPSATQKRTLSGVDVFVYWEPDNVNLLAQRLKGVVGNEFELTMITNRGTKVWPNANPETFCTDHWRCRFKSKNGKTTQFKVVDLQKRLTKHAVDIIKTENLYLFDNEPAFSSGQGES